A single genomic interval of Rosistilla ulvae harbors:
- a CDS encoding TraR/DksA family transcriptional regulator yields the protein MARTQAILKLRQLLVRRRDALRRVLAGDLSSLNELREQSHGDALDAASDTARDELSSQLAEVESRELGQIDEALVRMRDGSYGSCDGCGKVIPVARLQIVPYATECIECKRKSEGSNTGGGWSWNQPQGGAEVDSV from the coding sequence ATGGCACGTACACAAGCTATCTTGAAGTTGCGACAATTGCTCGTTCGACGGCGGGATGCACTTCGCCGAGTCCTGGCGGGCGACTTGAGTTCGCTTAACGAATTGCGTGAGCAAAGCCATGGCGATGCGTTGGATGCCGCGTCGGACACCGCGCGGGACGAATTGAGCAGCCAGTTGGCGGAAGTCGAAAGTCGTGAACTAGGCCAGATCGACGAAGCGCTTGTGCGGATGCGAGACGGCTCGTACGGCAGCTGCGATGGGTGTGGCAAAGTGATCCCCGTCGCCCGGCTCCAGATCGTCCCCTATGCGACTGAGTGCATCGAGTGCAAACGCAAAAGCGAAGGGAGCAATACTGGCGGTGGATGGTCTTGGAACCAACCACAGGGCGGTGCGGAAGTCGATAGCGTTTAG